The genomic segment GTAGCTTTCGGTCCTAATACATACCGCAGAAGCAATTTATCATGGACCTACTCGATATACATGGACATGCTACCTGTCAAGTACAACGAAGTGTTAGACTGGAACAGCAATCAtgcatcaactttgccacaTATTGTGTCAGATATTGTAGTATAGTAGAAGTCTAGTGATATGACTTGGACGGCTTCGCCTGACAAGAATAATAGTAAATGAAATAGCAAAGTCACCCAACGAAATCCTGGTGGCAAATCCTCCATTCTCTGTGAAAAATGTGGCAAGCTTTTCATGTAGCACGAATCTTGGCCAGCATGATGTACGCAGCCAGGCTCTTAGTCGCGGTGACAAACCTATAGCTCGAATTGCCAAGTCTCGATAATGGTAGTGCTGGTCATAATAAAAGTTTTTCTGGTTGTGTCTCACACAGAACCTTCGGCCGAGCAGGCTATTCATGCGACCAATTGAACCCATGCAGGAACAACCAAGAGCAGGGAAGtgaccaagaaggagaggagagCATAAAAAAACTGCCGGGGTATGGATCATCTACACTCGGTATTTGGAATGACGGAATGAACCGGATACCTGATTCTAGGTGTTGATGTATATCGAACGAAGTTTGGCACACAATCCAAACACCACGGACCTAGATCGCCCTGTAATGGTAGTCATCATCTAGCAGCCAATAGCTTTTCATGATTCAAATCTTATTTGATAGTGCAGCATCTACCATTGTTATGAGGTCCATGTTGCCGGTATGTCAACACCCGACATGAGGTTTATGGGAAATGATTCCTAGACCGAGAAGTGTGCAGCAAGAAGGTTAGTACGGGATTTTCATTGTGAACATTACAGACAGCAGGATACTTACGGCCGTCATTACCATCGTCTCTCCCCAAAGCATTCTCTAACCATTTCCTTGTGGCGTTTCTGTTGTTTTCTCCGTAGAAGAATACCCTGCGTCTGATGAGTACAGCTTGCAAATCCGGAGCTGAGCCTACGGATGTACTGGGAAGTCAACCACCAGCAGTTGACAAGCATCAAGTGTCATGACTTTGAACCCGGCCTTTCACCGCTTACCTAGCAGATCTCAGTATTCATCTCGTCAGTGAGAAGGCAATTCTGCAATCTCGCCTTGCAATCTTgtaatgtctggtctgctctgaAGTGGGGCCGTGTCATTCCACAAACAACAAGGAAGGAGCATGTCGGCAGTTCCCTTTGGCAGGTGCGGATAGCGAACCCCAGCAGATATACCTGCACGCCCGCATACAGTACACATCCAAGACGATTGTtgacgaaaaaaaaaaaaaaaaaaaacttcCAACATTGACGCTTCAACACGCTTGTCAAGCTTTCCATCTCCTGCAGGCTGATCATTcggggagaagaagctcagtCACGAATAAAAGCCACAACAATGGAAGTCAGTCCTCAACTCCTCGCCAATAACACCTGTTGATGTGTTCAAGCCTCAACCGCCAACTACGACTATGTTGCTCAGCCATCGACATTGATAGTCTCCATCGAATCGGCAGGGCTGTCAGGAGTGCATCCTTCGACGCCACCAACAATGAGCTTCTGCAGGGCTGGAGAGAACTTTGGACAGAGGTGGGACAACTACGCACACCCAGAATGCAGATCCAACCAGCACCTGTCGATATCCATCACAAGGCCGCAACTTCTGGGGCTCGGTCAGGCTGTTGCCTTGTCGCTGCCTTGATGCTGCCTGGCTAGGCCGCCAGTGCATATCATCATGCCGGAACTCCTTCTTGAAGTCGAAGAAAACCAGTCGAGGGTGCCACACCACGGTACCAGACACGAAACCTGGGCAAAAGTCGCCGACAAActggaagaggttgagaGTTTATTGACCCCGCAAAGCGTCTGCATAAGCcgccgtcatcttcactAGCTGTCATACTGCTGGCGGAATCAGTCCGCCAACATCCTAGATTGACTGTGGctgttgtttgctttgacTCACCAGCTCGAAGACCCTGCACTATTCTCTTTGGACTGGTGCTGGCAGTCCAACATGCAGCAAATTTGAGGGTGCTGCTCTCAACATCTAGGCAACGAACCAATCGCCAATCCCCGGCTCCCTGGTCATCTTGTGGCACAACTTTGAGCCCAGCTCTCGAGGTTTGCTGACTCTCGACTGCTGACTGCCGCTCAAGTTCTGGAAGAGTTCTGTTCCTACATTATTCTGCCAGCAGGATTGGACCATTGCGTAGATCAAGAGGCCTCTTTCGAGATCATTCGCTTGGCTCACGTTCTTACTTTCAGGCTCTTAATTTTGTCGTCTCTTAATCTACCTGTATTACCGTCATCATTGTACGACGAAAGTAACCTTACGAGTGCTTGTTGCGCAACAGCACACGGCTGCATCGACTGGCTCACTGCAACATTAAGGCGCCAACGGCTGTTTATGTGATTGATAGATCTTGATTGCCACGACAAATATTTGCTCCGCGGGTTGGACAAACGGCAAGTCAATTTCCCATCGGTAAGGTGCTGCATCTGCACATATTGACGTGAAGTTCTTAAGAACCAGTGTTGTCGACCCAGTCCACTATTCGCAACCGGCGAAATGTCTCAGCAGAATCAGGATAATGCATCAGCATCTATTCCTTGGGCAGTTGTAGATCCTTGGTCAGAGAGGATGGAAACCGGTCCAGAAGTCTCTTCATCCGATGTATCGTCTGTGGCGGAAATACTCAATCGCCCAGACTCTCCTTCCATCTGCATTCCCCAGCCTCAAACTTATCCAAATGTCCCCGGCCTCGAACGCGGAATTCTGGACACAAATTTCAACATACCCCCTGAGGGCAGAAGATCGGTTAAACACATCATGACGTTCGCCGACTATGAAGCAACAAGGAATACTGATTTGTTTATGCTCCATGCAGTCGGGTTCGAACTAAATCAGGGCGACACGTTGGTCTTTATTGATTTGCCAAATATGCCCAAGGATACACGCAAGATGGCCGACTGCGATAACATCGCTTATAGATCTCAGAAATTTCGGGTTCACTCTGAAAAGCTCTTGGCCACAGGTTCGACCAAATTCGCAGATATGTATCGACCGTCGTATCAATTCCGAATCCAACGACGTCGAAAGATGGTGAATCAGCTTCCCGAAGGCGTAAAATATGTTCTTGATCTCACACCTCCGTCTGAAGGTGACGAGCTGGTATTCCAAATGACTGAAGCATCTCTGACGCCTGGAATCATGAACTGGTGGACATCTTATCGATTCCATGGAGCCGAAATTGGACTCGTAGCTGGGCACGACGATATTTGCTGTTGCAAGAGACAAGCCACGTTCTACCTGGGTTTCGACTCTGACGAAGACGACACATATGACGCCACTGGGGCAAGAAAACCCAAGTCGCTAGGCGCAGGCGTACTTCTTCCACCAACGCCAATGACgctgatgaagttgaaggctGAGGGACAAGACAAGCTTTTTGAAACGCCAGAATTTCGACAGATACCGGACTATTGCCCCCTCCGCCACAGAAACAGTATTATCCGCTTGCTTATCTTGCTAGAAGGCAGAGACGTAGCCATGGACTCGGCAGCGCGTGTATGGACAATGGTTGCGGTGGCCAAGATCCTTGACTGCACTTCTGTCGTGCGAGATAAGGTTGCTCAGTGGATGTTGCACGATCGAAATGCTCGATTCATTGAAGTCCTGCCAGAGGAAGCCCTCAAAATTGGGTACGATCTCCAGCTGCAACAAGTCACCCAAACCGCTTTCCGAATTCTTGTCAATGAAATGGCCATAGAAGAAGCCGCTACCGATTACGGCTCTCTCCAGAGGCGACGTAGAACGACTATCTTTGGCAGGCGCACTGGCGAATGTAGTGATGAACTGAACAACTTGATACAACACGCTTCTCGTGCCCTGGTTGAACGAGTCACTCGACTCAATCTGGAGCTACAAAGCCAGGATCTTTTCGACCGTTGGGGTATTGAGGAATGGGCCAAGTTGCGGGACTTGGAGGAAGTCCTCACAAGGAAAGGCCCTTCTGACAGCACTGGCAAAAAGGATTTTAAAAAGACTCTCGAGGGCTTAAATCGCGTCATGTACCATCTCCGACGTACCATCGACTACAGGTACAACCTGAGTGCTACCTCATTCGGTATCAGCTCTTCGTTTCTTCTGGGCATGGATATTGACCGCGCCACATATGTGCAACCGATGGATTTCGAAGAGCTTGAGCGCATCTTGTCAGAGTTTAACCCAGTACAAAAGCTCTTGTGTCCCTTCATATACAATGACATGGACGACAGGTGCAGCAAACACTTCTTTACCAATTCATATCCCGACGGGGGCGACCTTGGTGGCCTGTCGATTCCAGGCTTAGTAGACAGCTTTCAAGCGTCTCTGGACTGCTTAATTTCGCGATTCCCAGAACTAATTGATGCTCCGGAATGGCAATGCATCGTGGACCACAACGTTGACAAGAAAGAGAGCCCCATCACGAGAATCAAACGCCCAATAGTATTtttgatggacatggaacagCAAGTCAAAAAGGCTCTCCAACCGTTGACACGATCCTGGGTCCGCCATGACATTGAACCACCAGCCAATATCACTCGGCACCTACTCCTGACCCTCGATCGTGAGGAAATGAAGTTCCTGCCCCTCTGGGCGGGTGGTCTCAACGACGGCACCGGTGGCGTGTTCGAATCACACATTCCTTCGACGGATATGGGACCAAATGGCCCTGGTCCCGCCTATCACACAGGGCATACCATTCCCTCTGCACCTCCGAGTATAAGCGAatcgttgatggaggagataTCCGCCATGAAAGTCGCCAGTACAGCTACCGGTGGCTCCATCGACGTCCACGATAGCATTTCTACCGTGTACAGGCCGGATAAAGTCATTGCTGACGATGTGTCCATCAAGACGGAGTCCTTTGAAACTGCTGAGAGCGACTACGATGGAGCTAGATTTGCCGTGCCAGCTGATCATCAAGCTACAGGCGAAGCTGTTGACGCATTGGTAGAGGAAGTGGGAGATGATTTCGATTTGGATATGCAGGAGACACCTGTTGGGTCAGATTTTGACAGCGACAGCGATGAAAGCGTTGTTCtggtgaagaaggcggtCGAGAAATAGAGATTTTGCTAATCCCAACTGCCGAATCCCCAGGGTTTTGGATTTCAAGTAGGAATATGGCCTGGGATTTGGAACATGCACAACTGTAACGAGAAACGATATCACTCTTGGAATTAAAAGTACTGCAATTTATCTGCCATAAAATTTTCTCTAGCTCCCCAACGCCGCGATTCATAAAGTTCATACCCGAAGCCAATAATCAAGGTCTATCCCATATTCAGCGTATTCCCCGCGCCCCTCCTATTCTCATCCTTGAAATCATCCCACTCCCTCGCCTTGTACGTCTCTCTATCCACAGCATCCAtatcatcctcatcaacctccatctTGGGCGGGTCCGTCCCCCCCTCCAGTATAttccccctcctcttctcctcagCAAGATACTCATCAATAGACATAGTCGGCAGATTATGGCCCGGCCGAAACACGCCCCTTGCCAAATCGGCCCTCGAGCCAACCAGCGTAAACGGCTGCAGCGGCCTCCCCTTCGCCGACAACAACGGTCCCCCCCTATTAACATTCCTCCTAAACGGCTCATCTAACCTCAACGTCGGATCCTCCTCAGAATCGCCTGCCACGATCTCCGGCTCCGgcgccatagccagcatctccatctcccgATTCAGACCCTCCAGTCCCTGAAACGTCAGATGAATCCTCCACGCCACATCCGCGAGATACACCTCCCGCACCAACTCCTCATCCCTATCCAAATACCGCCTATCCCTCCTCAACAAGTCCAACTTCTCCCTCAGTCCCTTTTCAGCCTTGAAGCTCGCAATCTTCGCATCCCGCTTACTCGCCATGTCGCCCGACACAACCGCAAACTGCTCCGCATCGTCTCTATACCGCTCTAGCAGCTTGGCGTACGGACCGACGACGAGTCCATACCCATCGACTAGGGAGAGGAACCGCTCGTAGGCGTCCCGTGCGGCACGGAGGACGAGTTTGCGTCGCGCGGGGACGGTGAATGGCGTGCGTTGGATGAGCTCTGCGatggtgaagttggtgaggATGTAGGGCAGGGAGGAGGTGGCTATGTCTTCGAGGCCTTCGTTGGGGGAGAAGAGGGATAGGGAGCTGGTTTGGTCGAGGAGCCGGGCGTAGAGGGAGAGCGCGGAGTTGAGGTCGTCGGCGTAGGTGGGGGATGTGGCGGGGAGGGACTCGAGGTGCTGGCGTTTGGATTCGGCTTCTTCGAAGGTGGTGCGGAGGGATTGCGGCTCGTCTGAGGAGGCCATTGCGGGTTATGGCGGGAGATTAGAGCCTGTTTTTGGGTTCGAGGTGAGGTGTTGTGTGGTGGAAGGTGGATGACCAAACGGGTTTGGAATGATAGCTGAGCTTGAttgcttggtgtttgccCCTCCATGTCTATCGATAACGAAGTTGCTCGTCTGCCTCGCGCTTCATTCTACCAGACCACAAATCAACattcaaccaccacatcacagTCATCTGCGACACAGAAGTTACCAGCAAGTGACAATTAGCTCGTCAGCAGTGGTAGTCAATTGAGCAAAACTTGGAATATGGAAATATATAGCAATGTACAATGTATCCGCCCAACGCCAAACGGCCTACCAACCCGGCCCTTGGTCTCTTCCAACACTAGGTTGTGATTCAAGTCATTATAAAAGAAAACAGCTACTCTAAAACAGTCATTCAAGAGTTCGCAAGCAAATCCATGAAAAGCCACCTtaatcatcatccatctcgaATGGGTCGTCGCTCTCATCCTGCATCAACGATGAATCTTCGTCGACAATGACTGGCCGTTTCGCCGCAGCAGCTCGACCAGGTCTGCCACGAGCTGCCGGCTTGGGTTTTGATACAGGTGATGGGGGGTCAGCCATCTCGTCGTCTGAGCCTTCTAGAGCAATCTTCTTAACACCAATGACTTTCTTTCTAGCCGCATaagccttggcagcaggaGAAAGCGTCGTTTGCTTTGGCGCAGCTGCGGCCTTTGCCTTCGCCTTGGGTTCTGGTTTGGCTTTCGCCTTGGAAACCGTGGGCTTGGCCCGAGCCTTCTTGACCGCAACCAGGCCGCTATCAGTGTTTGACGGGGCGGGACCTGCTCCCAGTTCATCATCAGAGTCCTgaccaccagcatcatccaCCTCGTCCTTGATTTTGTGTGGCGAGGACTTGGCTAGCAGCTCATAGTTGGtctcatcatggctgtcaatgtccatggaAGATTTGGATGGCTTTGTTTTCAGCTTTTGCAGGCCGCTGGAGCCGCTATTGCCCTGGCTAGACTCTGGCCGGTTCATGGCATATAAGCTCAGTCGTCCGCTGGTATCACCGGCAGGCTTGCCAATTCCTTTCACCATAGAGCCAATGTCCCCTATCATTTCCATGTCTTCTACCTCACTGTCAGATGAGACCTCGAACAACGTCTTGGCTTTCGAAGCGGCTGCTCTCTTCGTCGGACGAACAACTTCTGGTTCCTCTGATTGAGACTGCGAAGCAGATTGGGATTGAGACAGCTCCGTCACTTTGGAGGCAGCAGGCTTATTCCTGCTCAAGGTCGCAAAGTCATCATCAGAGAAGTTATCAGACAAGTCCATAACGTCGTCCTTTGGTtccttctttgtctttgaaCTAAGCATTTCAATGAATCTTTGGGCGCTCTTCGTCTCAACCTTGGGCTTGACtgctgcttttgctgctgcagctttgcctttgcctcgGGGTTTCTTGTCCGGCTCATagtcgtcatcgtccttCCCCTTGCGGCCGCGACCCGCACCAATCTTCTTGGACACGCGTCGCCCCATACGGCGGATCTTGGTCTGAAGTTCTTCTTCAAGAGCAATCTGAGCGTTCCACTCAGCCATGAAGTCATCCAGATCCGCGCACCACAGATCCTTTTCACTCTTGGCCTCGAGCTCGTCATgctctttcctcttcttaGCAATAGCTTCCTTCAATTTCGCAAGTCTTTCTTCAGTGAGAGACCAAATTGGCATCTAGTTGTGACTTGTAGTTAGACAACGTGGACAGAAAATATTCACATTTGCAGATAATTAAACTCACCGACAAAAGGTAATCATAGTCACGGGCACCTGCAGTTGTTTCCTTATCGTCATCACCGTCATCATTTTCATTCTCGGAGTTGGCAAGTTCGTCTTCTGTCgtcttttgcttctggccACCTGGCGGGAATGCGTCATACCCGCGGGCGCGAAGTTCCGTCACAAGTACagacttcttcttcttacCCACAATCAACTCTCCATCAATGATTGCCTTGACGAATTTATACTGCTGTGACAGTTTCCGGAAATCGGAATGAAGTACATCGAGCCAGTATTGTTTTCGGTCAGAATACATGTCGAGTCTGTGAATGTAGTATTCCTCCAAAATGTCTTCAACCTTCTCATACTTCCGGATCTGACCCCTCGTGTCAAACGCGACCAAATTTGACGTAGCAACCTGCTTGGTAAGCTTGAAGCGCTCAAGCAGGCCCTCTTCGAGGATCTTGGGCAAGTGTTTCTCGTCGACCATGATCTCAAAATGGACTGTCTTGTGGTCGTTGAATTCCTTGTAGTCCTTGATCCAGGTGGGACCATCAACGCCGCTGATGACTTTCTCGAGCTTCCCCTTGAAGTCATCAGTCCACATTCGGATCGGTAACTCCGTGATGACGATTTCGTTGGGGTTCTGGTCATTCTGGTATGCGATGCCGTTGAATTTATATCTATCTGGACCAGCGGCTTCAGGATTGCCTTTCCAACCTCTGAACCAAGGGGTCATTGTCTCAAATGGCTTTTCTTCAGAGTCGTCCTCATCTAGTCGACCCATGCGGCGCTTCAAGTTCTTGACAATATCCTGGGGATGATAATTAGGAATGGTTGTACTCCATCCGGTTCCAATACCGTCGGCGCCATTCACAAGCACCATGGGGATGATCGGCGAATACACTTCGGGCTCAATTCGCTTGCCGTCCTCGTATTGGTGTTTGAGGCTGGCCTCGTCCAGCGGCGAGAAGATCTTCTTTGCAAATGGAGCCAATCGCGTGAAGGTATATCGAGGACTGGCTGCATCAGAGCCACCAGCAAGGCGAGAACCAAAGTTACCGCTAGGTTCCagaatgttgatgttgttggagCCGACAAAGTTCTGTGCCAAACCAATGATAGTCTGTTGCAGAGAGGCTTCGCCATGGTGATACGCCGTCTGCTCAGAGACATAACCAGCAAGTTCCACcaccttcttgtccttggtcaAATTTCTTTTGAAGCAAGCGTACAGTACTTTACGTTGGCCAGGTTTCAACCCGTCAATGACAGACGGTATAGAACGCATATTGTCAGCCATACTGAAGAGAATCAGCTCCTTGCCCACGAAGTCTGAGTAGGCAATTTCCTTCGTGGTGTGATCCAGGAAGGTTCCCGGAATGAAATTACCGAGCCATTCCTTTCGGGCatccgccttcttctttgaaAAGACAAGATCGAAAAGGTCAGCTTCTTCCGACTTCATGACTTGGAACTCCTTCAAATGATTATCAAGGTCAGTGAAGTACACTTGGGCATCTTCGTTGGAACTTGTTCCCAAACCCTTGAAGTACTTGGAATGCCATCTTGATAACTCTGTCTTGTGAGCATCTTTCCACTCCTCGTACTGCGGCTGAGTAAAAAAAGACTTCAGTCTCAACGGTTTCTTTGGGTCTGGGCCTTGCCACACCTTTACAATTGGCGTGATGAACTCCTGGAGGAACTTTGGGATCTTCAGTAACGAGGGAAACTGAACTTGCAGAAAGTTGATGAGAAGACCTTTAATGTGACTACCATCATGATCCTGATCAGTCATGATCATGAGGTGGCCATAACGGAGACTCTTGGTATCTGTGTACACTTGTTTGTGCTTTAGGCCCAAGAACTGTTTAATGTTTTGAATTTCTTGGTTCTTGGTGATTTGATCCAGTGATGCGTCTCGAACATTGAGAAGCTTGCCACGCAGGGGGAAAACACCGATTTTATCCGGATCAAGAATGGCTCTTCCAGAGACTGCCAAACCTTTGGCGGAGTCACCCTCCGTCAGAATGAGGGTGCACAGATGGCCATGACGAGTCCCTGCCAAGTTAGCTTCGACAAGCTTAGCATTGCTGACTCTTGCTCGCTTGCTTCCGTCACTCTTGGATAACATCTTgtcggctttcttttgcgcAAAATCCATGATATTTTCGATAGCATCGGATTTGGCAATTGCCTTGAGAAATGTATCGCCGAGATTGCATTTGCTACCGAACTGGCTCATTTTGGTTGTCATTTGCTCCTTGGTTTGAGAGGTGAAAGCTGGGTTATCAATCAAGCAGTTGACAAAGATGAAAATGTGGTTTCTGAGATGACTCTGCTTGAGGCTGtggcccttcttcttcttgtccagggCTTTTAAAAGCGAAGATGTGATCTGGTCCGCAATGTAATTGACATGCGTGCCGCCAGTAGTGGTTGCAATCGAGTTGACAAACGACACTTGTTGAAAGGTTCCGTCAGATACTGTGAATCCAACTTCCCATCGAGGATGAgtcttctccttgtcgaTCTCGACGGTGCAAGTGGGTGTACCGCCTTCCTCTGCTGTCCTTTCAGCAGCTATAGACTTGGCGTAGAGATCACAGTAGGCCTTGAAATCTTTGATTTTAATTTGTTCGCCATTCAGGTGAACTTTGACACGACGAAGTGTTCCCGCCATGTCGTACACTCGACGGAAAAGGAGAGCCTCTAGATCGTCATCAATGCCCTCAGGCATCCCGAAGCGGTTATAGTCTGGCTTGAAGGTTATACGAACAAAGTCGGCAGATTTGCTTGATGTGATCTTAGCCTTTTGCATCTTCTGCATGTTGTCCGTCCAGGTTTGCTTGTATCTCTTGCCATTCGCACTATCTTGGCATTCAAGGGTGAATTGTGTGCTGAAGACATTGCAAAGCTTGGCACCATAACCGTTACGTCCACCGACGGTCTTCTTCTCGTTGTCATCAAAGTTGGATCCAGCCAGGAGATGACCAAAGATCAGCTCAGGAATGTAAATCTTCTCCTTTTCGTGGATTTCAATAGGGATAcccttgccattgttttCGACACTAATCTCCCCACTTTCTCGGCTAATGTTGACTTTCATGGTTGTCATGCCACTGTTCTCACGCTGACTGTTATCCGCAGCGTTGACCATGATTTCGTCAAAGATTTTGTAGAAACCCGGGACGAAGCTGATGGTCTTGTACTCCATCTGCGATGTAAACTTGTTGAACACCCAAATCTGCTGCTCTGTTTTCTCGACTGATCCAATGTAGGTATCTGGTcgcttgatgatgtgttCCAGTTGAGTCAGCTTTTGGTACGTTTCGGTAGCTGTTTTAGTTGATTTGGACGTCGGTTTGGCTGGAACATCGATTATCATGCTatcattctcaacctcgGCGAGAGGAACACCGCCTGACTTTTTCGGGGGaggtgccttcttctgcttcttggaaCTCGGCGGGGTATGTGAAAACCCTGACGAGTTGCCGCCGAAGGagtcttcatcgtcgtcgctCTCGGGTTTTGGTCGTTTAGCTGGCGCTTTCGTCTTCAATGTGGTTTGTGTAAGTTTTTTCCCTGCGGCTTTGGCAGGTATTGCCGCTGCCTTGGGCTTTGTTTTCTGATCAGAGGTCGTTAGCAACTTGGCGGTGAATACCTCGTGTGGATTTGCACTGATGTGTTTGCCAGATGGCGAGCTGTCGCCAACGGTGCTCATTTTGCAGAGTTGCCAGTGCCTGGGGCAATTGCAACAAAGTGTAACACGAAGAGAATAGGCGCAAAATGACTGTGTCTGGTATATTTGCGACTTTGCTGAGAGCGCAGCTGCCGGCTGAATTGAGcagctggtgttgttggcaGCAGCCTCTGTTCACATTCCCCTGGAGTACTGCTCACCTTTTCAGGGACATAGCCATCTGATTCCTCGCCAAGGCTGAAGGCGGGATCGGACATGACGTCTGAATCCATGTTGACTTGAATTTACTCTTGCGCCCGAATCGAATTTGCGGTAATACAAGTCTAGAGAAGACAATGCGTAAAACAAGGGTCGGACATGAAGTTTGACACCATGAACAGAAACGAGTAGTTTAGCGAGTTGTTGCAAAAGAAAGAGGCAGCGATACTAAAACAGAAGCTGCTCTAGTCAGCAAGATCTTGCTGCATTGCCCGATCGAACAAGGCAGCGCTGGgattgtcgttgttgttattgttgtgCTGGCCCACCGTCGTCGATTCGCGTCAACATGGCTTCGACGCGCCGCCCTGGCCAAAATGTGCCCAGAGTGCGGAATACCATACCCTAGATACCAGGAACCAGGGGGTGGTGGGACCGTGTTTGTTGCCTGAGGCGAGAAGAATCGCTTGATGTCTTGGGGTCCACTTTTCTCTGTTGTTTACTTTTGGTGGGTCCTGCCTTTGAACTCAAACAAACAGATGGGATGATCGATAACTAACGCCTTGGTGACTCCAGATCTGACCGACATCAGCATAGCACAATGCGCACGGAGCAGTATTGCCGATTTCATGCAGCAAGGAAATTGCCTGGCTGCTTTACGACTGACAGCGTACATGGGGTACACCTTATCTAGTACGAACACACCGAAACTGCACAACGCGTGGCAGTTGTCGCTTCCTTGAACCCCCAacacttcaatgttcccgcAGACTCACTTTGGGTCAGCTAAGGTTCCTCAGCTCACGCACGAAAATATGATGCCCGGCTCAATCCAGCAGAATCCTTCGAATTTGGTAAGGAAAGGTAGCAAAATGCTTGTAATTCGCCAACTCATGTGTCACCGGTATCTAATTACCTGTCCCAATATGCTTGATATCGCATAGTCACAACTTTGTCTCAAGATCATATTCACCTTTGTCGAGTCCGAGTGGTGCCTTTGTTACAGCTCACCGGCAAGCGTATTGACTAAGTCGATTCTGTCTCTCCGCCATGTGTTCGTACGCCGCCGGGACATTTCGGCGTCTTCCAGCAATATTCCATCGGGAAACCTGATGCGTCTAGTCTCCTGCCACCCCTTGGAAACGGGATCATTTGCACGTTTTAGCTCCATATCTCATGAAATTGCATCAATGAGAGACAGATCCTGCAGAGGGTGTTGACAATATGGAACTAACAAGA from the Pochonia chlamydosporia 170 chromosome 6, whole genome shotgun sequence genome contains:
- a CDS encoding DNA topoisomerase 2 (similar to Aspergillus terreus NIH2624 XP_001212600.1), which gives rise to MDSDVMSDPAFSLGEESDGYVPEKKTKPKAAAIPAKAAGKKLTQTTLKTKAPAKRPKPESDDDEDSFGGNSSGFSHTPPSSKKQKKAPPPKKSGGVPLAEVENDSMIIDVPAKPTSKSTKTATETYQKLTQLEHIIKRPDTYIGSVEKTEQQIWVFNKFTSQMEYKTISFVPGFYKIFDEIMVNAADNSQRENSGMTTMKVNISRESGEISVENNGKGIPIEIHEKEKIYIPELIFGHLLAGSNFDDNEKKTVGGRNGYGAKLCNVFSTQFTLECQDSANGKRYKQTWTDNMQKMQKAKITSSKSADFVRITFKPDYNRFGMPEGIDDDLEALLFRRVYDMAGTLRRVKVHLNGEQIKIKDFKAYCDLYAKSIAAERTAEEGGTPTCTVEIDKEKTHPRWEVGFTVSDGTFQQVSFVNSIATTTGGTHVNYIADQITSSLLKALDKKKKGHSLKQSHLRNHIFIFVNCLIDNPAFTSQTKEQMTTKMSQFGSKCNLGDTFLKAIAKSDAIENIMDFAQKKADKMLSKSDGSKRARVSNAKLVEANLAGTRHGHLCTLILTEGDSAKGLAVSGRAILDPDKIGVFPLRGKLLNVRDASLDQITKNQEIQNIKQFLGLKHKQVYTDTKSLRYGHLMIMTDQDHDGSHIKGLLINFLQVQFPSLLKIPKFLQEFITPIVKVWQGPDPKKPLRLKSFFTQPQYEEWKDAHKTELSRWHSKYFKGLGTSSNEDAQVYFTDLDNHLKEFQVMKSEEADLFDLVFSKKKADARKEWLGNFIPGTFLDHTTKEIAYSDFVGKELILFSMADNMRSIPSVIDGLKPGQRKVLYACFKRNLTKDKKVVELAGYVSEQTAYHHGEASLQQTIIGLAQNFVGSNNINILEPSGNFGSRLAGGSDAASPRYTFTRLAPFAKKIFSPLDEASLKHQYEDGKRIEPEVYSPIIPMVLVNGADGIGTGWSTTIPNYHPQDIVKNLKRRMGRLDEDDSEEKPFETMTPWFRGWKGNPEAAGPDRYKFNGIAYQNDQNPNEIVITELPIRMWTDDFKGKLEKVISGVDGPTWIKDYKEFNDHKTVHFEIMVDEKHLPKILEEGLLERFKLTKQVATSNLVAFDTRGQIRKYEKVEDILEEYYIHRLDMYSDRKQYWLDVLHSDFRKLSQQYKFVKAIIDGELIVGKKKKSVLVTELRARGYDAFPPGGQKQKTTEDELANSENENDDGDDDKETTAGARDYDYLLSMPIWSLTEERLAKLKEAIAKKRKEHDELEAKSEKDLWCADLDDFMAEWNAQIALEEELQTKIRRMGRRVSKKIGAGRGRKGKDDDDYEPDKKPRGKGKAAAAKAAVKPKVETKSAQRFIEMLSSKTKKEPKDDVMDLSDNFSDDDFATLSRNKPAASKVTELSQSQSASQSQSEEPEVVRPTKRAAASKAKTLFEVSSDSEVEDMEMIGDIGSMVKGIGKPAGDTSGRLSLYAMNRPESSQGNSGSSGLQKLKTKPSKSSMDIDSHDETNYELLAKSSPHKIKDEVDDAGGQDSDDELGAGPAPSNTDSGLVAVKKARAKPTVSKAKAKPEPKAKAKAAAAPKQTTLSPAAKAYAARKKVIGVKKIALEGSDDEMADPPSPVSKPKPAARGRPGRAAAAKRPVIVDEDSSLMQDESDDPFEMDDD
- a CDS encoding TOR signaling pathway regulator (TapA) (similar to Metarhizium acridum CQMa 102 XP_007812766.1); its protein translation is MASSDEPQSLRTTFEEAESKRQHLESLPATSPTYADDLNSALSLYARLLDQTSSLSLFSPNEGLEDIATSSLPYILTNFTIAELIQRTPFTVPARRKLVLRAARDAYERFLSLVDGYGLVVGPYAKLLERYRDDAEQFAVVSGDMASKRDAKIASFKAEKGLREKLDLLRRDRRYLDRDEELVREVYLADVAWRIHLTFQGLEGLNREMEMLAMAPEPEIVAGDSEEDPTLRLDEPFRRNVNRGGPLLSAKGRPLQPFTLVGSRADLARGVFRPGHNLPTMSIDEYLAEEKRRGNILEGGTDPPKMEVDEDDMDAVDRETYKAREWDDFKDENRRGAGNTLNMG